The following proteins are encoded in a genomic region of Arachis ipaensis cultivar K30076 chromosome B02, Araip1.1, whole genome shotgun sequence:
- the LOC107623133 gene encoding (+)-neomenthol dehydrogenase isoform X1 yields MGEEAKRYAVVTGANKGIGFGICKKLASTGGVVVVLTARDEKRGLEAIERLNKEFGLSHDALLFHQLDVTDPLSVASLAAFVKTRFGKLDILVNNAGVPGGVVNGENVLRRKRGELTGWTDWNIIVRQNYELAKECVETNFFGAERVTEALLTLLQLSTSPRIVNVSSAMGVLKHIPNEWARGLFEDIDNLTNQKLGDVLREFLKDYKQGSLESKNWPIVVSGYTMSKAALNAYTRMLAKKFPNFRVNCVCPGFVKTDLNENTGFMSIDEGAESPVRLALLPDDSPSGQFYSVDEIIPF; encoded by the exons ATGGGAGAAGAAGCAAAAAG GTATGCGGTAGTGACAGGAGCAAACAAAGGAATTGGGTTTGGGATATGCAAGAAATTGGCATCAACTGGTGGCGTTGTGGTGGTGCTTACAGCAAGAGATGAGAAGAGGGGTTTGGAAGCCATTGAAAGATTGAACAAAGAGTTTGGCCTCTCTCATGACGCTTTGCTTTTTCATCAACTTGATGTCACTGACCCTCTTAGCGTTGCTTCTTTGGCAGCTTTTGTTAAGACAAGATTTGGAAAACTTGATATATTG GTGAATAACGCAGGTGTTCCTGGGGGAGTAGTAAATGGAGAGAACGTCCTTAGAAGG AAAAGGGGTGAATTAACGGGTTGGACCGATTGGAATATCATAGTTAGACAAAATTATGAGCTAGCTAAGGAATGTGTTGAAACCAACTTCTTTGGAGCTGAAAGAGTAACCGAAGCTCTTCTTACTTTGCTTCAGCTATCCACTTCACCAAGGATTGTCAATGTTTCCTCCGCAATGGGGGTATTGAAG CATATACCAAATGAATGGGCTAGAGGATTGTTTGAGGACATTGATAACCTCACAAACCAAAAACTTGGCGATGTTCTGAGAGAGTTCCTTAAGGATTACAAACAAGGTTCATTGGAATCCAAGAACTGGCCAATAGTGGTTTCAGGCTACACAATGTCAAAGGCTGCTTTGAATGCATACACGAGAATGCTTGCTAAGAAATTCCCTAATTTTAGAGTAAATTGTGTGTGCCCTGGATTTGTGAAGACCGATTTGAATGAGAATACTGGATTTATGAGCATTGATGAAGGTGCTGAATCTCCTGTAAGGCTTGCATTGTTGCCTGATGATTCTCCTTCTGGTCAATTTTATTCAGTGGATGAAATCATTCCCTTTTGA
- the LOC107623152 gene encoding uncharacterized protein LOC107623152 isoform X1 encodes MANLVRFSSSVPSFVAKDTRGWLLDPISLARASGILGGALTCASVHIGEIRPGRLRGNHRHHDCNETFVLWGALIKFRDVWCGPGIGFASDHASASVNCVVARKNASSRRSLDAVERATHREKSSEQLVKNLVMAWV; translated from the exons ATGGCCAACCTTGTTAGGTTCAGCTCCTCCGTCCCCTCCTTCGTCGCTAAGGACACCCGCGGTTGGCTCCTCGACCCTATCTCGCTAGCTCGAGCTTCTGGCATTTTAG GTGGAGCTCTCACTTGTGCTTCGGTTCATATAGGAGAGATTCGGCCTGGCAGGTTGAGAGGGAATCATAGGCATCATGATTGCAATGAGACATTTGTCCTTTGGGGTGCCCTAATCAAATTTAGG gaTGTATGGTGTGGCCCTGGAATTGGATTCGCATCAGATCATGCTTCTGCTTCTGTGAATTGTGTGGTGGCAAGGAAGAATGCTTCTTCAAGAAGGAGCCTTGATGCTGTTGAGAGAGCAACACATAGGGAAAAG AGTTCCGAGCAGCTAGTCAAAAACTTGGTGATGGCGTGGGTGTAA
- the LOC107623152 gene encoding uncharacterized protein LOC107623152 isoform X2 — translation MANLVRFSSSVPSFVAKDTRGWLLDPISLARASGILGGALTCASVHIGEIRPGRLRGNHRHHDCNETFVLWGALIKFRL, via the exons ATGGCCAACCTTGTTAGGTTCAGCTCCTCCGTCCCCTCCTTCGTCGCTAAGGACACCCGCGGTTGGCTCCTCGACCCTATCTCGCTAGCTCGAGCTTCTGGCATTTTAG GTGGAGCTCTCACTTGTGCTTCGGTTCATATAGGAGAGATTCGGCCTGGCAGGTTGAGAGGGAATCATAGGCATCATGATTGCAATGAGACATTTGTCCTTTGGGGTGCCCTAATCAAATTTAGG CTCTAA
- the LOC107623133 gene encoding (+)-neomenthol dehydrogenase isoform X2 — MGEEAKRYAVVTGANKGIGFGICKKLASTGGVVVVLTARDEKRGLEAIERLNKEFGLSHDALLFHQLDVTDPLSVASLAAFVKTRFGKLDILKRGELTGWTDWNIIVRQNYELAKECVETNFFGAERVTEALLTLLQLSTSPRIVNVSSAMGVLKHIPNEWARGLFEDIDNLTNQKLGDVLREFLKDYKQGSLESKNWPIVVSGYTMSKAALNAYTRMLAKKFPNFRVNCVCPGFVKTDLNENTGFMSIDEGAESPVRLALLPDDSPSGQFYSVDEIIPF; from the exons ATGGGAGAAGAAGCAAAAAG GTATGCGGTAGTGACAGGAGCAAACAAAGGAATTGGGTTTGGGATATGCAAGAAATTGGCATCAACTGGTGGCGTTGTGGTGGTGCTTACAGCAAGAGATGAGAAGAGGGGTTTGGAAGCCATTGAAAGATTGAACAAAGAGTTTGGCCTCTCTCATGACGCTTTGCTTTTTCATCAACTTGATGTCACTGACCCTCTTAGCGTTGCTTCTTTGGCAGCTTTTGTTAAGACAAGATTTGGAAAACTTGATATATTG AAAAGGGGTGAATTAACGGGTTGGACCGATTGGAATATCATAGTTAGACAAAATTATGAGCTAGCTAAGGAATGTGTTGAAACCAACTTCTTTGGAGCTGAAAGAGTAACCGAAGCTCTTCTTACTTTGCTTCAGCTATCCACTTCACCAAGGATTGTCAATGTTTCCTCCGCAATGGGGGTATTGAAG CATATACCAAATGAATGGGCTAGAGGATTGTTTGAGGACATTGATAACCTCACAAACCAAAAACTTGGCGATGTTCTGAGAGAGTTCCTTAAGGATTACAAACAAGGTTCATTGGAATCCAAGAACTGGCCAATAGTGGTTTCAGGCTACACAATGTCAAAGGCTGCTTTGAATGCATACACGAGAATGCTTGCTAAGAAATTCCCTAATTTTAGAGTAAATTGTGTGTGCCCTGGATTTGTGAAGACCGATTTGAATGAGAATACTGGATTTATGAGCATTGATGAAGGTGCTGAATCTCCTGTAAGGCTTGCATTGTTGCCTGATGATTCTCCTTCTGGTCAATTTTATTCAGTGGATGAAATCATTCCCTTTTGA